CTCCATTGCATCGGCTTCAGGGCTGTTCAATTTAAAACAGCTGGACTGGGACAGCGGGGCACTGGAAGTGGCTGGCGTTACGCAGGATCGCTTAGCGAAAGCGGTTCCGACGACATTCCAGCTGTCAGGCCTCAAAGAAAAGTATGCCGCCTTCATGGGATTGCCGGCGAAAATTCCATTTGTCATTGGGGCAAGCGATGGCGTGCTGGCGAATCTCGGTGTGGATGCCATTGAACCGGGGGCTGTAGCAGTGACAATCGGGACAAGCGGAGCGATCCGTACCGTAACACGTGAACCAAAAACAGATCCAAAAGGAAGAACGTTCTGTTACGCGCTGACAGAAGATCATTGGGTAATCGGCGGCCCTGTCAATAACGGCGGGATTGTGCTTCGCTGGCTCCGGGATGAATTCGCTGCAGCGGAAGTGGAAACGGCAAAACGGCTTGGCATCGATCCGTATGATGTGCTGACAAAAATTGCATCCGGCGTGAATCCGGGGGCTGATGGACTGCTGTTTCATCCCTACATGACCGGAGAACGGGCGCCCTTATGGAATGCGGATGCCCGGGGATCATTTTTCGGACTGAGTATCCACCATAAAAAACAACATATGATCCGCGCTGTTCTTGAAGGGATCGTGTTCAATTTATACACTGTCCTGCTCGCTTTGGAAGAACTGGCGGGAGAGCCGCTGCGGATCCAGGCATCCGGCGGGTTCGCGCGTTCAGCTATGTGGCGTCAATTGATGGCGGATATTTTCGATAAACCAGTCATTATACCGGAAAGCTTTGAAAGTTCCTGTCTTGGAGCAATCATCCTCGGCATGTATGCGACCGGTGAAATCCAGGACTTCAATGTGGTGTCCGATATGATCGGCAAAACGCATACCCATCACCCGGAGGCAGAATCGAGCGGCGTTTACCGGGAACTGCTGCCAATCTATATCCGGCTGTCACGGCTGCTGGAAGAAGAGTATGGAAGCATCGCGGAATTCCAGCGAAAACATATTCAGGAATAAGAAAGCTGATGCCGGGTCTCCGGCATCAGCTTTTGTGGTTTGGCGTGAAAATTCGCTGGAAGCAGCAGAAAGGGGTGGAGTGAAACCACGTTAAAAGCCAGTGGGTGCATAATAAAATCTGCTGAGTGCACATTAAGATCTGTTGAACACACTTTAAGAAGGAATGAGCCGCTATAAGTCAAGAGCCAGCCGAGTGTGCTGTCTTTCTTGAGCAGAAGGTCTTTGACAGAACGGGGAATCTTCATAAAAAAACAGGCGGATCAGGAAATTTCCTGATCCGCCTGTTGATCTGCAGATTTAATTAAAATAATCCACAAGTCCTGTGTAAATGCCGTACGCTGCCTGCCGGCGATACTGATCCGTCGACACGAACCGCTCTTCGTTCGGATTGCTCAGGAAACCGAGCTCGACGAGGATGGCTGCCTGGCGATTTTCCCGGAGCACTAAGTAATTGCCGGTACGAACGCCGCGATCCCGCAAGTTCGTCTGGCCGTCAACGCCGTCGCTGACATGCTGGGCGAGGCTCTTTTGATAGTTATGCAGGTAATACGTAGTGAATCCATTGACTGAGCGGTCGTACGTTGAATCGTAATGCAGGCTGATGAATGCGTCAGCATCTGTCTGATGTGCGATGGCCACACGGTCCCGCAAATAGACATAGTGATCGGACGATCGGGTGAGCGTCACGGAAGCGCCTGCCGCCCGCAGATTGGCAGCGAGCAGTTCAGCGGTTTGCAGCGTCAGCGTCTTCTCCACGGTTTTATAATACCCGACGGTTCCGCCGTCAATGCCGCCGTGGCCGGGATCAATCACAATCGACACACCTGAAAGAGACCCGGAACTGGCTGTCTGCTGGGCTGCCGGTGCTGTAATTTTCGAACCGTCACTGGATGAAACGACCCAGCCCGCAATCCATGCGGTTTTGCCATTGCTCAGTTTCACTTGATACCAATTATTGGACATGTCCGTAACATTCAGAACCGTTCCGGCATTCAGCTGCCCGATGACAGCTGATGAAGTTGTCGGGTTGGAACGCACATTGGTGCGGTTTTGCAGGACCGTCACAGTTTTACCGGTGTTTGCGACTGCAGGTTTCGGCTGTGCCGTTTCTTTGCCGGACAGACTGCCGTATGATTTATACACCCAGCCGCTGCCGCCGTCCGCAAGCCGGATATTCACCCAGCTGCCTTGGACGCCAAGAACTTTGAATGATTGGCCTTTATGGACAGTGCCGATTTTTTTCGAATTCAGATCTGCACCTGAACGCACGTTCAATGTGTTTACTGAAACCGTGAATGCCGATGCGGAAGCTTGAGCCGGCTGTGGTTTCGGCTGCGCCTGTGCTGCCGCTTTTGATATTATGTATTGGCTGGAAACAAATCCGCGCGTGCCTTTGAAATCGACTTCCGTCCACCCGCCTGCCGAACTTTTAACCGTTGCCGTGTCTCCTTTGTCCATCTGTGTCAGTACTTGGCCGGACGTGCTTGGCTGGGAGCGGACATTCAACCGGTTGACGCTGGATACAGCAGTTGCGCTGGCGGTTGTCTCTGAAGATACGGTTTTTGTCAGCCAGGAAGCGATCCAGCCAGTTTTACTGCCGACTTTGACTTCATACCAATCTCCTTTTTCCGACAGGACATTGACGTCATTTCCTTTTGACAGGCTGCCGACGAGGCCATGGGACAGGCTTGGACCGGACCGGACATTCAACGATGGAACTGTCACTTCCACGGTGCCGGCCGCAGAAACGGGGGCACTGAAGAACATGGCGATCAATAAGATTAGGATAATATGTAGTGCGACCCATTTTTTGTTCAATTAAACACCTCCTGTTTTCCTATCCATATTATACAATTCCGGTCAAATAAATCTACGTTTTCTGAAAAAATAAGCAAAAATAATGCGGCTTGACAAGTGCATGCCGGATGATTAACATAAGGTTTATTCAATTAGGATGAATAGTTGCCGATATGATGAAGAAAGTAGCAGCAATACCGGCTGTAAAAGAGAGGGAAGACCGAGGCTGAAAGTCTTTCTCCAGACGCTTGCTGTGAACGACACTTCAAAGGCTTTTTTCTGAAAGGGATTGTCCTCATTAGGAAAAGACGGCACCGGCCGTTATCCGGTTTTGAGGCGGGCGCATGATGCGCCAATTAGGGTGGAACCGCGGAAGCTATGAGCTCTCGTCCCTTGCGATAAGCAAGGGGCGGGGGCTTTTTTGTATCCGCAGAAAAGGAGAGATCATTCATGAGCATTCAAGTACCGCGCGGCACCTATGATGTTTTGCCGGACCAGGCGGCGAAATGGCAGGCAGCCGAAGAAAAAATCCGGGAACTGTGCAAGCTTTATCAGTACAAGGAAATCCGGACACCTGTGTTTGAACAGACAGAATTGTTCCAGCGGGGCGTCGGCGATACGACGGACATTGTCCAAAAAGAAATGTATTCATTCACCGACCGGGGAGACCGGTCATTGACATTGCGGCCGGAAGGGACGGCTTCGGTCGTCCGGTCATATGTTGAAAATAAATTATTCGGCTTGCCGGATCAGCCGGTGAAGCTATATTACATGGGCCCGATGTTCCGCTACGAGCGGCCCCAGGCGGGCAGAACCCGTCAGTTTGTCCAATTTGGGATCGAAGCGATCGGATCGAAGCACCCGGCCGTCGATGCGGAAGTCATCGCACTCGCGATGGATGTCTATCGGTCACTCGGACTAAAGAAACTGCGGCTCGTCATCAATTCGCTCGGCGATACGGAAAGCCGCAATGCGCATCGCGATGCGCTTGTGATGCATTTCTCACCGCGGATCGATGAATTTTGCCACGACTGCCAGACCCGGCTGGAGAAAAATCCGCTCCGCATCCTTGATTGCAAAGTGGACCGCGACCATCCGTTGATGGCGACGGCGCCGGCATTGACCAATTATTTGAACGAGGAATCACAAGACTATTTTGATCAAGTGAAAGCGTTCCTTGCCGGATTGGACATTGCGTATACGGTGGATCCGAATCTCGTGCGCGGACTGGATTATTACAATCACACCGCATTTGAAATCATGAGTGACGCCGAAGGATTCGGCGCCATCACGACATTGGCCGGCGGCGGCCGCTATAACGGGCTTGTGGAAGATCTCGGCGGACCGGCTTCGCCGGGCATCGGCTTCGCGATGAGCATTGAACGGCTGCTGCTTGCGCTGGAGATGGAAAAAGTGGAGATCGGGGAAGCGGCGGACCTGGATGTATTCGTTGCGGTACTCGATGAAGCTTCGCGCCAGGATGCTTTCCGGCTTGTCCGGGATTTCCGGGCGAACGGAATCTCCGCGGACATGGATTACGCAGGGAAAAAACTGAAAGCACAGATGAAAGCGGCGGACCGCAAAAGTGCGCGCTTTACAATTGTGCTCGGTGAAACTGAAATCGCTGAACAGCGGGCAGGCATCAAAACAATGGAAACAGGTGAAACAGATCAAGTGGCATTTGCCGATATGGCAGATGCGGTGAAACGTAAATTGAGTGGGGAGGAATCATAATGGCCAGATCACATTATTGCGGCGAAGTAACCGAGCAGCACGCAGGCGAGCGCGTATTATTGAAAGGCTGGGTGCAGAAACGGCGCGACCTCGGAGGCCTGATCTTCATCGACGTGCGTGACCGCACCGGAATCGTACAGGTCGTCTTCAATCCGGAAATCGCGGAAGAAGCGGCGGCGATAGCGGAAAAATTCCGCAGTGAGTTTGTCGTGCACATCGACGGCCTCGTTGTGAAGCGCCAGGAGAACCAAGTGAACCCGGCGATCAAGACCGGCAAAATCGAAGTACAGGCAGACCATGCGAGCATCATCAACACGGCGAAAACGCCGCCGCTCATGATCGCGGACGAAAGCGGCGTCGGTGAGGACCTGCGGCTGAAATACCGCTACCTCGACCTGCGGCGCAAACCGATGTTCGACACGATGAAACTGCGGTCGGATACAACTATTTCCATCCGGAACTTCTTGAATAAAGAAGGGTTCCTGGAAGTGGAAACGCCGATTCTGACAAAATCCACTCCGGAAGGCGCACGCGATTATCTCGTGCCGAGCCGGGTGCATAAGGGAGAATTCTATGCATTGCCGCAGTCGCCTCAATTATTCAAGCAGATGCTGATGGTATCGGGCTTTGATAAGTACTTCCAGATTGCCCGCTGTTTCCGGGATGAAGATCTGCGGGCGGACCGCCAGCCGGAATTCACCCAAATTGACTTGGAAATGAGCTTCAAGTCGATGGAGGAAATCATCGAACTCAACGAGCGCATGATGAAGCAATTGCTTGAAGAAGTGAAAGACCTGAAAGTTGAGACGCCATTCCAGCGCATGACGTATAAAGAAGCGATGAGCCGCTACGGCTCCGATAAGCCGGATGTGCGGTTCGGTCTGGAATTGGTGGATGTATCGGAGGTCGTTAAAGATTCAGCATTCAAAGTATTCTCCGGCGCCATTGAACGCGGCGGTGAAGTGAAATTGATTAATGTAAAAGGCCAGGCGGCGAATTACTCCCGGAAAGATTTGGACGCGCTCGGCGAATTTGCGGCGATTTACGGCGCGAAAGGCCTGGCTTGGCTGAAAGTGGAAGAAGGCGGCATTAAAGGGCCGATCGCGAAATTCTTCGAAGGGGAAAAAGCCGAAGCGCTTATCGCAAAAGCGGAAGCGGAAGCGGGCGATGTGCTGCTGTTTGCAGCGGATGCGGCATCGATCGTTGCAGATACACTCGGCGCATTGCGCTTGAAATTCGGCCGCGAGCTCGGGTTGATTGACGAAAGTGTCTTCAAGTTTCTGTGGATTACGGACTGGCCGTTGTTTGAGTATGATGCATCCGAAGAACGTTTTTATGCGGCGCATCATCCATTCACGGCACCGTTTGAAGAAGACGTCGACAAGCTGGAAAGCGACCCGCACAATGTCCGCGCCCAGGCGTATGACCTCGTGCTGAACGGCTATGAACTCGGCGGCGGCAGCCTGCGGATTTATCAGCGGGATGTGCAGGAACAAATGTTCCGCGCGCTGGGCTTCTCGACGGAAGAAGCGCGGGAGCAATTCGGCTTCTTGCTCGAAGCATTCGAATACGGCACGCCTCCGCACGGCGGCATTGCCCTGGGCCTTGACCGGCTCGTCATGCTGCTGGCCGGCCGCACGAACCTGCGGGATACGATCGCTTTCCCGAAAACAGCGAGCGCCAGTGATCCGCTGACCGATGCACCGAGTGCCGTTGCAGGCGGCCAGCTCACAGAACTTGGTCTGCGTGTGACACCGGCAGCTAAAAAGGAAGCGGCTGCTGAACAGACACAGGATTCTGAATGAGACGAATAGCGCACAGGCAGATTCGTTCGAAAGGTACAGAGTAAAATTATTGTATCAGCATCCCGAATGTGCTAGGATTAAATCAATAAGAATCCTGATGTGTTCGTTTTAAGCCAATCAGTTTTGACCGAACACTTCATCGTCGGGAGACCTACTTTTACCATGGATGGCATGCCTTCATCGGACGTCAAAAGTGGTAAAGGGGTCACCCACCTGCTTATAGTGCGGGTTCAAAACGATGTGCATTAACAAGGACGGCACGATCGGGATTCTTTTTAACTCAACATACCAACCCCACCGGGAATATTACCGGTGGGGTTTTTTTCTGTATGCTGGAAGAAGGCTTGTAGATGGTTAGTGAGAATCGAGGATTTGGCATGATCATCCGGATTATCGCGCATAAAGGTAGGGTTATCGATCATAAATTGGAATTAAAGAGCATAAATCCAAAATAACGATCATAAATTGAAATTAAAGAGCATAAATCCAAAATAACGCTCGTAAATCGAAAATAACTTACGCAGATAGAAAAAGTTTGATGATCTCCTGTTGATATACATAAAAAATTTGTTTTGCATCTCTACTAACGGGGATAAACTGAAAATACTACGTAGAAACTCCGTCTCACCCCGTTCCAATAAAAAAAGACCCGCCCTTCAGGCGGATCTTCGACAACAATCACTTCTTCCGGAACGTCTTCAATTTCTCGTAAATCCCGGCAAGTTTCTTCTCATCTCCGGCAAGCACCGGTTCATAAAACGCTGTTCCGCGCACTTTCTCAGGCAGGTAATCCTGATCGACCCAGCCGCCGAACGAGCCGACGGGTGTGTCATGCGGATAGCGGTAGCCGACATGGCCCAATTCTTTCGCACCGGCGTAATGGCCGTCCCTCAAATGCGGTGGAATGTCGCCGGTTTTGCCGGCGTGGATGGCAGCGGATGCGGCATCGACGGCTCGGTAAGCGGAATTCGACTTCGGTGATAAACACATTTCCGCAACTGCATTTGCGAGCGGGATGCGCGCTTCCGGCAAGCCCAACCGGTCGGCGGCCTGACAGGCGGCGAGCACATGCGCGCCGACGTGAGGGGCCGCAAGACCGACGTCTTCATACGCCATGACAAGCAAACGCCGGGTGACGGCGGTCAAATCGCCGTTCTCCAAAAGATGTGCCAAGTAATACATGGCCGCATCGACATCGCTGCCGCGCACGGATTTCTGGAGCGCCGATAATAAATTGTAAAAATGCGAACCTTTCTTGTCACCGAACACGCCGATGCGCTTCATCATCTGTTCGATGATATCATCCTCGATGCGTACGATGCCGCCCGCTTCATCCGATGCAAATACGACGGATTCGAGCATCGTCAAAGCTTTCCGAGCATCACCGATGGACCCGACCGCGAGCCGTTCGATCTGCTCCGGTGAGATGTTAATGGACTGCCGGCCGAGTCCGCGTTCTTTGTCGTTCAACGCCGATTCGATCAGTTTCACGACGTGCGCTTCTGTCAGCCGTTTTAATTGCTTGATCTCGCCGCAACGCGAGCGGATTGCGGGGTTCACATCATGGA
Above is a genomic segment from Planococcus lenghuensis containing:
- the hisS gene encoding histidine--tRNA ligase, coding for MSIQVPRGTYDVLPDQAAKWQAAEEKIRELCKLYQYKEIRTPVFEQTELFQRGVGDTTDIVQKEMYSFTDRGDRSLTLRPEGTASVVRSYVENKLFGLPDQPVKLYYMGPMFRYERPQAGRTRQFVQFGIEAIGSKHPAVDAEVIALAMDVYRSLGLKKLRLVINSLGDTESRNAHRDALVMHFSPRIDEFCHDCQTRLEKNPLRILDCKVDRDHPLMATAPALTNYLNEESQDYFDQVKAFLAGLDIAYTVDPNLVRGLDYYNHTAFEIMSDAEGFGAITTLAGGGRYNGLVEDLGGPASPGIGFAMSIERLLLALEMEKVEIGEAADLDVFVAVLDEASRQDAFRLVRDFRANGISADMDYAGKKLKAQMKAADRKSARFTIVLGETEIAEQRAGIKTMETGETDQVAFADMADAVKRKLSGEES
- the gntK gene encoding gluconokinase, with translation MTEHHYYLGVDIGTTSTKAVLFNKRGETIASATVLYPLHTPTPTTAEQDPEELFQAVLEAIRSAVKKSEVDAKAIRFVSFSSAMHSLIAVDAAGKPLTNSITWADTRSAPFAKQILNELDGHAIYLRTGTPIHAMSPLSKLVWLKSEKPALFQTAAKFIGIKSFVFHKLFGEYIVDHSIASASGLFNLKQLDWDSGALEVAGVTQDRLAKAVPTTFQLSGLKEKYAAFMGLPAKIPFVIGASDGVLANLGVDAIEPGAVAVTIGTSGAIRTVTREPKTDPKGRTFCYALTEDHWVIGGPVNNGGIVLRWLRDEFAAAEVETAKRLGIDPYDVLTKIASGVNPGADGLLFHPYMTGERAPLWNADARGSFFGLSIHHKKQHMIRAVLEGIVFNLYTVLLALEELAGEPLRIQASGGFARSAMWRQLMADIFDKPVIIPESFESSCLGAIILGMYATGEIQDFNVVSDMIGKTHTHHPEAESSGVYRELLPIYIRLSRLLEEEYGSIAEFQRKHIQE
- the aspS gene encoding aspartate--tRNA ligase, translated to MARSHYCGEVTEQHAGERVLLKGWVQKRRDLGGLIFIDVRDRTGIVQVVFNPEIAEEAAAIAEKFRSEFVVHIDGLVVKRQENQVNPAIKTGKIEVQADHASIINTAKTPPLMIADESGVGEDLRLKYRYLDLRRKPMFDTMKLRSDTTISIRNFLNKEGFLEVETPILTKSTPEGARDYLVPSRVHKGEFYALPQSPQLFKQMLMVSGFDKYFQIARCFRDEDLRADRQPEFTQIDLEMSFKSMEEIIELNERMMKQLLEEVKDLKVETPFQRMTYKEAMSRYGSDKPDVRFGLELVDVSEVVKDSAFKVFSGAIERGGEVKLINVKGQAANYSRKDLDALGEFAAIYGAKGLAWLKVEEGGIKGPIAKFFEGEKAEALIAKAEAEAGDVLLFAADAASIVADTLGALRLKFGRELGLIDESVFKFLWITDWPLFEYDASEERFYAAHHPFTAPFEEDVDKLESDPHNVRAQAYDLVLNGYELGGGSLRIYQRDVQEQMFRALGFSTEEAREQFGFLLEAFEYGTPPHGGIALGLDRLVMLLAGRTNLRDTIAFPKTASASDPLTDAPSAVAGGQLTELGLRVTPAAKKEAAAEQTQDSE
- a CDS encoding replication-associated recombination protein A — protein: MQNEPLAFRMRPRTIDEVIGQETVIGPSTALYKMIKNGHIPSMLLYGEPGIGKTSIAYAIAGTSELPFIALNATTSGKKDVEEVVNEARLTGKVLLFLDEIHRFNKLQQDALLPHVESGSIVLIGATTENPFHDVNPAIRSRCGEIKQLKRLTEAHVVKLIESALNDKERGLGRQSINISPEQIERLAVGSIGDARKALTMLESVVFASDEAGGIVRIEDDIIEQMMKRIGVFGDKKGSHFYNLLSALQKSVRGSDVDAAMYYLAHLLENGDLTAVTRRLLVMAYEDVGLAAPHVGAHVLAACQAADRLGLPEARIPLANAVAEMCLSPKSNSAYRAVDAASAAIHAGKTGDIPPHLRDGHYAGAKELGHVGYRYPHDTPVGSFGGWVDQDYLPEKVRGTAFYEPVLAGDEKKLAGIYEKLKTFRKK
- a CDS encoding SH3 domain-containing protein — encoded protein: MNKKWVALHIILILLIAMFFSAPVSAAGTVEVTVPSLNVRSGPSLSHGLVGSLSKGNDVNVLSEKGDWYEVKVGSKTGWIASWLTKTVSSETTASATAVSSVNRLNVRSQPSTSGQVLTQMDKGDTATVKSSAGGWTEVDFKGTRGFVSSQYIISKAAAQAQPKPQPAQASASAFTVSVNTLNVRSGADLNSKKIGTVHKGQSFKVLGVQGSWVNIRLADGGSGWVYKSYGSLSGKETAQPKPAVANTGKTVTVLQNRTNVRSNPTTSSAVIGQLNAGTVLNVTDMSNNWYQVKLSNGKTAWIAGWVVSSSDGSKITAPAAQQTASSGSLSGVSIVIDPGHGGIDGGTVGYYKTVEKTLTLQTAELLAANLRAAGASVTLTRSSDHYVYLRDRVAIAHQTDADAFISLHYDSTYDRSVNGFTTYYLHNYQKSLAQHVSDGVDGQTNLRDRGVRTGNYLVLRENRQAAILVELGFLSNPNEERFVSTDQYRRQAAYGIYTGLVDYFN